In Brucella melitensis bv. 1 str. 16M, a genomic segment contains:
- a CDS encoding ATP-binding cassette domain-containing protein, whose amino-acid sequence MTTPIIEVRNLVKHFGPVIALNGVSLSVEAGQVHCLLGDNGAGKSTLIKTLSGVHKPTSGEFLVEGKPVSFNSPRDALDHGIATVYQDLAMIPLMSVMRDFFLGREPTRGIGPIRWFDTEKAEEVTREEMRKIGIDVRDPQQAVGTLSGGERQCVAIARAVYFGAKVLILDEPTSALGVRQTAMVLKYINLVRSRGLGVIFITHNVRHAHAVGDKFTVLNRGVTLGTRTKDDVDMDELQSLMAGGQELADLTAELGGRV is encoded by the coding sequence ATGACGACGCCGATCATCGAAGTCCGCAATCTCGTCAAGCATTTCGGCCCTGTGATTGCGCTAAACGGCGTTTCGCTCAGTGTGGAGGCGGGGCAGGTCCATTGCCTGCTGGGTGATAATGGTGCTGGCAAATCCACCCTTATCAAGACGCTTTCCGGTGTCCATAAGCCCACAAGCGGCGAGTTTCTGGTGGAGGGAAAGCCCGTTTCGTTCAACAGTCCGCGCGATGCGCTCGATCATGGCATAGCAACGGTCTATCAGGACCTTGCCATGATCCCGCTCATGTCGGTGATGCGCGATTTTTTCCTCGGGCGTGAGCCGACCCGGGGCATAGGCCCGATCCGCTGGTTCGACACGGAGAAGGCGGAAGAAGTCACCCGCGAGGAAATGCGCAAAATCGGCATCGATGTGCGCGATCCGCAACAGGCTGTCGGCACGCTTTCGGGTGGCGAGCGGCAATGCGTGGCCATTGCACGGGCCGTCTATTTCGGGGCGAAGGTATTGATCCTCGATGAGCCGACCTCCGCACTTGGCGTGCGCCAGACGGCCATGGTGCTGAAATATATCAATCTTGTGCGCTCGCGTGGGCTGGGTGTGATCTTCATCACCCACAATGTTCGCCATGCCCATGCCGTGGGTGACAAGTTTACCGTTCTCAATCGCGGCGTGACGCTTGGCACGCGCACCAAGGACGATGTGGATATGGATGAGTTGCAAAGCCTGATGGCAGGCGGGCAGGAGCTTGCCGATCTTACCGCTGAACTGGGCGGGCGAGTATAA
- a CDS encoding EF-hand domain-containing protein, whose product MKSKTAFIAVIATSLFAIPALAQEKSNANTDKPAAEAAVSSNQDAKNKRGPIDLEKFSRMDQLKAADTNGDGVLSRDEIEALALKRVVSRAADRMERRLDVNGDGKVTLDEIQNQRKKEFAALDRNDDGKLDRHEMRAAKMSHRGHKGHHEMGKHHKSGDHKGGDHKGPMKTKAQKPQE is encoded by the coding sequence ATGAAATCGAAGACCGCATTTATCGCTGTAATCGCAACATCTTTATTTGCTATTCCCGCACTTGCTCAAGAGAAGAGCAATGCGAATACGGATAAACCAGCAGCAGAAGCCGCCGTTTCAAGCAATCAGGATGCGAAAAACAAGCGCGGTCCTATCGATCTTGAGAAATTCTCCCGTATGGACCAGCTCAAGGCTGCCGATACTAATGGCGACGGTGTCCTGTCGCGAGATGAAATCGAGGCCCTCGCCCTCAAGCGTGTCGTAAGCCGCGCGGCCGACCGCATGGAGCGCCGTCTCGATGTGAATGGTGACGGCAAGGTAACGCTGGATGAAATCCAGAATCAGCGCAAGAAAGAATTCGCTGCGCTGGATCGCAATGACGATGGAAAGCTCGACCGCCATGAAATGCGCGCCGCAAAGATGTCCCATCGTGGCCACAAGGGCCATCATGAGATGGGCAAGCACCACAAGAGTGGCGATCATAAGGGCGGCGATCATAAGGGCCCAATGAAAACAAAGGCCCAGAAGCCGCAGGAATAA
- a CDS encoding TerC family protein translates to MDWSMDWIADPNAWIGLVTLVVLEIVLGIDNLVFIAILADKLPPHQRNRARLVGLGLALVMRLVLLASISWIVTLREPLISIMGLSFSGRDIIMLTGGLFLLGKGTMELHERLEGSHGPKSSRIVHAVFWQVIVQIVVLDAVFSLDSVITAVGMVQHLTVMMIAVILAIGVMMLASRPLMDFVNKHPTVVILCLGFLMIIGFSLVAEGFGLHIPKGYLYAAIGFSVLVEAANQFARRNREKLVTTNDLRERTAGAVLRLLGGSRGENPLSDTVDVIAQQTAASDVFLPEEKEMIRGVLDLAERPVRSIMSPRNEVEWLDLDEDEDKIHATIRKLSHSRVVVARHQVDEFIGVALVKDLLLDMTDKKAIDWDKVVKQPLVVHENANVLRVMEQLRISPIQLGVVVDEHGSFEGVVTPTDILEAIAGEFPDEDEEVAVAQSDGQGGYLVDGFTDIRRLSGLLDRDLVDEGDRYTTLAGYALWHLGHLPVGGESFTADGFDFTIEAMSGRHVEKVRIRPVPDYEV, encoded by the coding sequence ATGGACTGGTCCATGGACTGGATTGCCGATCCCAACGCCTGGATAGGTTTGGTGACATTGGTGGTGCTCGAGATCGTTCTCGGTATCGACAATCTCGTCTTCATCGCCATTCTGGCCGACAAGCTGCCGCCGCACCAGCGCAATCGTGCGCGCCTGGTTGGCCTTGGTTTGGCGCTTGTGATGCGTCTGGTGCTGCTCGCGTCGATCTCGTGGATCGTCACGCTGCGCGAACCGCTCATTTCCATAATGGGGCTGTCGTTCTCCGGTCGCGATATCATCATGCTCACTGGCGGTCTGTTCCTGCTTGGCAAGGGCACGATGGAGCTTCATGAACGCCTTGAGGGCAGCCATGGACCGAAAAGCAGCCGGATTGTCCATGCGGTGTTCTGGCAGGTGATCGTGCAGATCGTGGTGCTCGATGCCGTCTTCTCGCTCGACAGTGTGATCACGGCCGTAGGTATGGTCCAGCATCTGACGGTCATGATGATAGCCGTCATTCTGGCCATCGGCGTGATGATGCTTGCCTCCCGACCCTTGATGGATTTCGTCAACAAGCATCCCACCGTCGTTATCCTCTGTCTCGGCTTCCTGATGATAATTGGTTTCAGTCTCGTTGCGGAAGGTTTCGGCTTGCATATTCCCAAGGGCTATCTCTATGCGGCCATTGGCTTTTCGGTGCTTGTGGAGGCAGCCAACCAGTTTGCGCGCCGCAATCGCGAAAAGCTGGTGACGACAAACGACCTGCGCGAACGCACCGCAGGGGCCGTGCTGCGGCTTTTGGGCGGCAGCCGCGGTGAGAACCCGCTTTCCGACACGGTTGACGTGATTGCGCAGCAGACTGCGGCCAGCGATGTCTTCCTGCCGGAGGAAAAGGAAATGATCCGCGGTGTTCTTGATCTGGCGGAGCGCCCGGTGCGGTCCATCATGTCGCCGCGCAACGAGGTGGAATGGCTCGATCTTGACGAGGATGAAGACAAAATCCACGCCACTATCCGCAAGCTTTCGCATTCGCGGGTCGTGGTGGCGCGCCATCAGGTGGATGAGTTCATCGGCGTGGCGCTGGTTAAGGATCTGCTGCTCGATATGACCGACAAGAAGGCCATCGACTGGGACAAGGTTGTGAAGCAGCCGCTCGTTGTGCATGAGAATGCCAATGTGCTTCGTGTCATGGAGCAGTTGCGCATCTCGCCGATCCAGCTTGGCGTGGTCGTGGACGAGCATGGCTCCTTCGAGGGCGTGGTGACGCCAACGGATATTCTGGAGGCCATCGCCGGGGAATTCCCGGATGAGGACGAGGAAGTCGCGGTCGCCCAATCCGACGGGCAGGGCGGTTATCTCGTGGATGGTTTTACGGATATTCGCCGCTTGAGCGGACTTCTCGACCGCGATCTGGTGGACGAGGGTGATCGCTATACGACGCTTGCAGGCTATGCGCTCTGGCATCTCGGCCATTTGCCGGTTGGCGGCGAGAGTTTCACTGCCGACGGCTTTGATTTCACGATCGAGGCCATGAGCGGTCGCCACGTCGAGAAGGTCCGGATCAGGCCCGTGCCGGATTACGAGGTGTAG
- a CDS encoding ABC transporter permease — MMSEPNSETKAAAAAPADERLKSASTLQRLLSRPELGAVSGLVLITIFFVSTANSAMFTAAGIMNFMAPASQLGILAVAAALLMIGGEFDLSIGSMVAFAGLIFAAALVVWQVPLAVAIIVTLLFAALVGAVNAQIVIRTGLPSFIVTLAFLFILRGLSLVGLKWATGGATQLRGVKEAVSGSYLAGLFSGDAFPGLFAWLAEKDLIAKFPNGEPAVKGVPVEVLWFVVIALVATYILVRTRFGNWIFAAGGDALAARNSGVPVRRVKTTLFMCTAMEAALVAILTVLDAGSTDARRGFQKEFEAIIAAVIGGCLLTGGYGSAIGAFFGAIIFGMVLIGLTYTQIDQDWYLVFLGGMLLIAVLFNNFIRKHATGER, encoded by the coding sequence ATGATGAGCGAACCCAATTCCGAAACGAAGGCCGCAGCGGCGGCACCCGCCGATGAGCGGCTGAAATCGGCCAGCACCTTGCAGCGCCTGTTGAGCAGGCCGGAACTGGGCGCGGTGTCCGGTCTGGTTCTCATCACGATCTTCTTTGTTTCAACCGCCAATTCGGCCATGTTTACCGCAGCCGGGATCATGAATTTCATGGCCCCGGCCTCGCAGCTCGGTATTCTTGCTGTCGCAGCGGCGCTGTTGATGATCGGCGGCGAGTTCGATCTTTCCATTGGGTCTATGGTGGCCTTTGCCGGCCTGATTTTTGCCGCAGCCCTTGTCGTCTGGCAGGTGCCGCTTGCCGTTGCCATTATCGTTACCTTGCTGTTTGCGGCGCTGGTGGGGGCGGTGAATGCGCAGATCGTCATCAGAACGGGTCTGCCGTCCTTTATCGTCACGCTGGCCTTTCTCTTCATATTGCGCGGCCTTTCGCTTGTCGGGCTGAAGTGGGCAACCGGCGGTGCGACGCAGCTGCGCGGTGTGAAGGAAGCGGTCAGCGGCAGCTATCTGGCCGGCCTCTTTTCCGGCGATGCATTTCCGGGGCTTTTCGCATGGCTGGCGGAAAAGGATTTGATTGCGAAATTTCCAAATGGCGAGCCGGCAGTGAAAGGTGTGCCGGTCGAGGTGCTGTGGTTTGTCGTGATTGCCCTTGTCGCGACCTATATTCTGGTGCGCACCCGCTTCGGCAACTGGATTTTTGCGGCGGGCGGCGATGCGCTTGCCGCGCGCAATTCCGGTGTTCCGGTGCGCCGCGTCAAAACCACGCTCTTCATGTGCACGGCCATGGAGGCAGCACTTGTGGCTATCCTGACTGTTCTCGATGCCGGGTCCACCGATGCACGGCGCGGTTTCCAGAAAGAATTCGAGGCAATCATCGCGGCCGTGATCGGCGGGTGCCTGCTGACCGGCGGTTATGGCTCGGCCATCGGCGCTTTCTTCGGCGCGATCATTTTCGGCATGGTGCTGATCGGGCTGACCTATACGCAGATCGACCAGGACTGGTATCTTGTGTTTCTCGGGGGAATGCTTCTGATCGCTGTGCTCTTCAATAATTTCATCCGCAAGCACGCCACGGGCGAGCGTTGA
- the cysT gene encoding sulfate ABC transporter permease subunit CysT has product MKRNSVLPGFGLTLGCTLVYLTVIVALPLLAMILKTASLGWGDFWNIVTSERALATYRITVSAAAVATILNGLFGLLLAWVLTRYDFPGKRLIDAAVDLPFALPTAIAGLALVTLFAQNGWFGRVLEPLGIKVAYAPLGIMIAMFFTSIPFVVRTVQPVLEDMSADVEEAARSLGATSWQTFTHITWPTIFPAFLAGASLSFARSLGEFGSIVFISGNLPFQTEVTALLVFIRLDEYDYPAAAALAFVMLVMAFFMLLVTNLIQARRLRYAER; this is encoded by the coding sequence ATGAAACGCAATTCTGTGCTGCCGGGATTCGGACTGACCCTCGGCTGCACTCTGGTTTATCTCACGGTCATCGTTGCGCTTCCCTTGCTGGCGATGATCCTGAAGACAGCCAGCCTGGGGTGGGGCGATTTCTGGAATATTGTCACCTCCGAGCGGGCGCTGGCGACCTATCGCATCACCGTGAGCGCCGCCGCTGTCGCCACGATCCTCAATGGTTTGTTCGGCCTGCTGCTGGCCTGGGTGTTGACGCGCTACGACTTTCCCGGCAAGCGCCTCATCGATGCGGCCGTTGATCTTCCCTTCGCCCTGCCGACGGCAATTGCCGGCCTTGCCCTTGTGACGCTCTTTGCGCAGAACGGCTGGTTCGGGCGCGTGCTGGAGCCGCTTGGCATCAAGGTTGCCTATGCGCCGCTCGGCATCATGATTGCGATGTTTTTCACCAGCATCCCCTTTGTCGTTCGCACGGTGCAGCCGGTGCTTGAAGACATGAGCGCGGATGTGGAAGAGGCTGCGCGCAGCCTTGGGGCTACTTCGTGGCAGACCTTCACCCATATCACCTGGCCGACCATTTTCCCGGCCTTTCTGGCGGGAGCCTCGCTTTCGTTCGCGCGCAGCCTTGGCGAATTCGGTTCCATTGTCTTTATCTCCGGCAATCTTCCCTTTCAGACGGAAGTGACCGCGCTGCTGGTTTTCATCCGGCTTGATGAATATGATTATCCGGCGGCGGCGGCACTGGCCTTCGTGATGCTGGTGATGGCTTTTTTCATGCTTCTCGTGACCAATCTCATCCAGGCAAGGCGGCTTCGCTATGCAGAACGCTGA
- a CDS encoding RbsD/FucU family protein, protein MLKNINPLLTGSLLAILADMGHGDDLVIVDANYPAQAAGVPVLDFPGISATQVAEAVLSLLPLDDFVDRPAAVMQAPNEMPAIFKEFEAVIEKAEGRKIPVEPIERFAFYDRARGAFAIIRTGEKRLYGNIIFKKGVIRS, encoded by the coding sequence ATGCTCAAAAACATAAATCCTCTGCTTACAGGTTCGTTGCTCGCCATTCTCGCAGATATGGGCCATGGCGACGACCTCGTCATCGTGGATGCAAATTATCCGGCGCAGGCTGCCGGTGTTCCCGTTCTCGATTTTCCGGGCATCAGTGCGACGCAAGTCGCAGAAGCCGTGCTCTCCCTGCTGCCATTGGACGACTTTGTTGACAGGCCAGCAGCCGTGATGCAGGCGCCGAACGAAATGCCTGCAATCTTCAAGGAATTTGAAGCGGTTATCGAGAAGGCTGAAGGCCGGAAGATTCCTGTCGAGCCGATTGAGCGATTTGCCTTCTATGATCGCGCACGCGGGGCCTTCGCGATTATTCGCACCGGCGAAAAGCGGCTTTACGGCAATATTATTTTCAAAAAGGGCGTGATCCGCTCCTGA
- a CDS encoding DedA family protein gives MESIIGDLGQFISDHRAWAGPIVGAIAFGESLAIIGMFIPATPIMIAIGGLVGAGIVEPLPVIIGAVIGAVAGDIISYLLGWWLGRNIIHKWPLNKYRSAVARARLLFRRYGFTAVFLGRFFGPVRCTVPMVAGMMSMDQTRFQTANVLSALVWAPLMFLPGWLVGRGAGIFAKMDGDHMRWFIIAIAIATVIVTVIGVRFFRARPRHERKRGVQVSPGE, from the coding sequence ATGGAAAGCATAATTGGGGATCTAGGGCAGTTTATTTCCGATCACCGGGCGTGGGCCGGGCCAATTGTAGGCGCCATCGCCTTTGGTGAATCTCTTGCCATCATCGGAATGTTCATTCCCGCGACCCCGATCATGATCGCCATTGGCGGCCTTGTCGGCGCTGGAATTGTTGAGCCGCTCCCCGTGATCATCGGCGCCGTCATCGGTGCGGTGGCCGGTGACATTATTTCCTATCTTCTTGGCTGGTGGCTGGGCCGCAACATCATTCATAAATGGCCGCTCAACAAGTATCGCAGCGCCGTGGCACGTGCGCGCCTCCTCTTTCGCCGCTATGGTTTTACCGCGGTTTTTTTGGGCCGGTTCTTCGGGCCGGTGCGCTGTACCGTGCCGATGGTGGCTGGCATGATGTCCATGGACCAGACCCGATTCCAGACGGCAAACGTGCTTTCGGCACTCGTATGGGCCCCGCTCATGTTCCTTCCGGGCTGGCTGGTAGGGCGCGGGGCAGGGATATTCGCCAAAATGGATGGCGATCATATGCGCTGGTTTATCATCGCTATCGCCATTGCCACTGTCATCGTAACGGTTATTGGCGTGCGCTTTTTCAGGGCGCGCCCGCGCCACGAGCGCAAGCGCGGGGTGCAGGTATCGCCGGGGGAGTAA
- the cysP gene encoding thiosulfate ABC transporter substrate-binding protein CysP: MRKIILYAAVALGLGAAPVQAQEPNEILNVSYDIARELYEQINQAFVADWKARTGQELTVNQSHAGSSKQARSILEGLEADVVTFNQVVDVQVLHDKGNLIPADWQNRLPNNSSPYYSFPAFLVREGNPKHIKNWDDLARDDVKVIFPNPKTSGNARYTYLAATAYANEAFKGDKEKVKEFIGKIFSNVPVFDTGGRGATTTFAERGLGDVLVTFEAETRGTEKMLGPDKYDVVVPEMSLLAEFPVTVVDTVVDKRGSRRIAEAYLDYLYSPAGQEILAQNFNRVHDKDVIAKHKDIYPDVRLVTVEEAFGGWDKVQKEHFSEGGVLDQLFTGK, from the coding sequence ATGAGAAAAATTATTCTATACGCGGCAGTTGCGCTTGGTCTTGGTGCTGCGCCGGTTCAGGCTCAGGAGCCGAATGAAATCCTCAACGTCTCCTATGACATTGCGCGAGAGCTTTATGAGCAGATCAATCAGGCTTTTGTTGCTGACTGGAAGGCCAGGACCGGACAGGAGCTGACGGTCAACCAGTCCCATGCGGGTTCCTCCAAGCAGGCCCGCTCCATTCTGGAGGGGCTGGAAGCCGATGTCGTGACCTTTAATCAGGTGGTGGACGTGCAGGTTCTGCACGACAAGGGCAATCTCATCCCGGCTGATTGGCAGAATCGGCTTCCCAATAATTCCTCGCCTTATTATTCTTTCCCGGCCTTTCTTGTCCGCGAAGGCAATCCGAAGCACATCAAGAACTGGGATGATCTGGCTCGTGACGATGTGAAGGTGATCTTCCCCAACCCGAAGACCTCCGGCAATGCGCGCTATACCTATCTTGCAGCCACGGCCTATGCCAACGAGGCTTTCAAGGGCGACAAGGAGAAGGTGAAGGAGTTTATCGGCAAGATTTTCAGCAATGTGCCGGTGTTCGATACGGGCGGTCGCGGTGCGACCACGACTTTCGCCGAGCGTGGCCTTGGCGATGTGCTCGTGACTTTCGAGGCCGAGACGCGGGGCACGGAAAAAATGCTTGGGCCTGACAAATATGATGTGGTCGTTCCTGAAATGAGCCTGCTTGCCGAATTCCCGGTCACGGTGGTCGATACGGTCGTGGACAAGCGCGGCTCACGCAGGATCGCCGAGGCCTATCTCGATTATCTTTATTCGCCCGCCGGGCAGGAGATTCTGGCCCAGAATTTCAATCGCGTGCACGACAAGGATGTGATCGCGAAGCACAAGGATATCTATCCCGATGTGCGCCTTGTGACGGTGGAAGAAGCGTTCGGCGGCTGGGACAAGGTTCAGAAGGAGCATTTCTCCGAAGGCGGTGTGCTCGATCAACTCTTTACCGGCAAGTAA
- the cysW gene encoding sulfate ABC transporter permease subunit CysW — MQNADAALQARNTGPVRNILIWLAAGLSVLCIGAPLAVIFSYAFSKGIHVFFSEILKPDTLHAVWLTVLTAIVVVPINMAFGVCVAWLVTKFRFPGRRLLITFVEIPFSVSPIVAGVTYLFLYGSQGLLGPFLEAHDIKIMFTVPAIFLVSLFVTSPFVARELIPLMEVQGSDEEEAALTLGASAWQTFFYVTLPNIKWALLYGAVLCNARVMGEFGATSVVSGAIRGKTNTLPLQVELLFNDYNVAGAFAAASTLALIALVTLVLKVFLERKQHS, encoded by the coding sequence ATGCAGAACGCTGACGCAGCCTTGCAGGCCCGCAACACGGGGCCAGTCCGCAACATTCTGATCTGGCTTGCAGCGGGTCTTTCGGTGCTTTGCATCGGTGCGCCGCTGGCGGTTATCTTCTCCTACGCCTTCAGCAAGGGCATCCATGTCTTCTTCAGCGAGATATTGAAGCCGGATACACTCCATGCCGTGTGGCTCACCGTGCTGACCGCAATCGTTGTCGTACCGATCAACATGGCTTTCGGCGTCTGCGTGGCGTGGCTGGTGACGAAATTCCGCTTTCCCGGACGAAGGCTCCTCATTACCTTCGTGGAGATACCTTTTTCCGTTTCGCCCATCGTGGCGGGCGTGACCTATCTCTTCCTCTATGGTTCGCAAGGGCTTCTCGGGCCGTTTCTGGAAGCGCATGATATCAAGATCATGTTCACGGTTCCGGCCATTTTTCTGGTAAGTCTTTTTGTGACTTCGCCTTTCGTGGCGCGGGAGCTGATCCCGCTGATGGAAGTGCAGGGAAGCGATGAGGAGGAGGCGGCATTGACGCTGGGCGCAAGCGCCTGGCAGACATTCTTCTATGTCACCTTGCCCAATATCAAATGGGCCTTGCTCTATGGCGCGGTGCTTTGCAATGCGCGTGTCATGGGCGAGTTTGGCGCAACGTCCGTCGTGTCGGGCGCGATCCGCGGCAAGACCAATACATTGCCGCTTCAGGTTGAGCTGTTGTTCAACGATTACAATGTGGCAGGCGCTTTTGCGGCAGCTTCCACGCTGGCGCTCATCGCGCTTGTAACACTGGTTCTAAAGGTCTTTCTTGAACGCAAGCAGCATTCTTAG
- a CDS encoding SDR family oxidoreductase → MGGQLKGKIAVITGSTQGLGAATARLFAERGAQGLVICGRSAEKGRAQAAGLEELGAKAVFVQVDLEKVEDCRRIVAEADRAFGRLDILVNAAGLTDRGTILDTSPELFDRLFAVNTRAPFFLIQEAIKLFRRDRVEGAIVNVSSMSSMGGQPFIAAYCASKGALDTLTRNVAYSVLRNRIRVNSLNIGWMASDGEDRIQREYHGAPANWLEEAVKTQPFGRLLDPAKVARAIAFLASEESGLMTGAIVNFDQSVWGAYDGSPHPEKPL, encoded by the coding sequence ATGGGCGGACAGTTGAAGGGTAAGATTGCAGTCATTACAGGCAGCACGCAGGGGCTGGGCGCGGCCACCGCCCGGCTGTTTGCCGAACGGGGCGCGCAAGGCCTTGTGATCTGCGGGCGTTCTGCCGAAAAGGGCAGGGCGCAGGCTGCCGGGCTTGAAGAACTGGGCGCAAAAGCGGTTTTCGTGCAGGTGGACCTTGAAAAGGTGGAAGACTGCCGCCGCATCGTTGCAGAAGCTGACCGGGCATTCGGCAGGCTTGATATTCTGGTGAATGCGGCGGGACTGACCGATCGCGGCACTATTCTGGATACATCACCGGAACTGTTCGACCGGCTCTTTGCCGTGAACACGCGCGCGCCGTTTTTCCTTATTCAGGAAGCGATCAAGCTTTTCCGCCGTGACAGGGTGGAGGGTGCGATTGTGAATGTCTCCTCCATGTCGTCCATGGGAGGCCAGCCTTTTATTGCAGCCTATTGCGCCTCCAAGGGCGCGCTCGACACGCTGACGCGCAATGTTGCCTATTCGGTTCTTCGCAACCGCATTCGGGTCAACAGCCTCAATATCGGCTGGATGGCATCCGATGGCGAGGATCGTATCCAGCGTGAATATCATGGTGCACCGGCAAACTGGCTGGAGGAAGCCGTAAAGACGCAACCTTTCGGGCGGCTTCTCGACCCGGCGAAAGTGGCGCGCGCCATTGCTTTTCTGGCCTCGGAGGAATCAGGACTGATGACGGGTGCTATCGTCAATTTCGACCAGTCGGTCTGGGGCGCTTATGACGGTTCTCCGCATCCTGAGAAGCCGCTTTGA